The segment tttttatattccatttctTCCAATATAtacctttcacctaaatcttacacactgaaacccccttttttttcttacagtgtaaacacacacatatatagatatatatacacacacagtatatttaCACAGTATATTTACATGTGGCATGGCTGTACTGCTTAACTCTTCTTGTTAACTCCTAAAACATTTCACGTTCACTCCGTTACATGAAGGAAAATCCAGCTGATTACAACAGGCTTGAGTTACAGTTTGATGAGGGAATCAATCTAAGATACAGCATGTGGGCCAAATACATGATGCAGCCTCCAGCAGCCACGCCAGGAAACTTTCATGTGAAATCAAATCAGGAAATAACTTGTGTAGCTGTAACCTCTCCTTGACTCTTTTTTATTGTTACTTCTGTGTCAAATTAATAGTCATGTGCTCAGAGTAAGGATATCAAGACTTACTTCAAAATAGCGATTTCTTCTTGACAACGGCCGGCCAGCCACGAAACAGCCAACTTCATCTGAATTCCCATGATACCTAGATcccaacagaaacaaatattacGATAATAATCACTTCTGCCAAATGAAAGTGGGATGCCGATTCAGCAGGCAGAGGAAGGGCTCGAGCATAAAACCAGGAAATGAACCGCATGACAAGCTCCAGTTTGAACTCTCATCACTGATACCTGAGTACATCTCCATCTCTCAGCATCCTCTTGAGCCGCTCCCGATATCGCACTGCTCGCACCTCACGGATTTCTCGGATTCGCCTCCTCCAGTTCAGAAAGCGATAGTGAAGGTTTATGTCGTCCATGTCTGAAAATCATCACAATCTAGAACACAGGGAAACAAATTGACAAGCTGCATTACTGCTTTAGATaatcttttaataattattCCATAGACAAAGGGCTGGTCGTTAagttatatctatatattttgtGCCTGAGGATTATTTAAAGTAAGATGTATGAACCAGTAAGTATGAAACTGGGGAGGGAGCGCACGGGGAAGACAAgcagcaaagggccgggtcAGAACCAAACCCTCGTCCGCTGCAGGAGGACCAAGGCCTCTGCGTGCGGGGCGCCAGCAGACACCACGCGCCTGATGATTTTTCTGAttgaaatattcaaacaaaagGTTCTTGTGATTGTTCAGTCAACTTAATTTAACGTAAAACCCAATGCAGCAGTAAAATAACAATGTACAATAATTGTACAATAATATGCAGACTAAAAAAACTGTGATTCTAATCTTCAGAATTGCTTCCATTGTTGAAACATACAACAAGCACAGCGATCGTGACAAATAGCTTGAGGACAATTCAATTCATTAAAGCTGTGAGCAGAGGGAGGGCAAACACATTTGGCCACAATAGGATCACCACTGTTGCCTGTGACAACAAGAAGGACGTAGGTTTGATCCTCAGGCCACACACTTCCcctttgtgcgtttgtgtttttccatttacGTTTAATCCCACATTCCACAGACAAGCAAAGGCCTGGACAGTGACTGTACACCGCCAAGAGGCATGCATGTGAGTCCCCTGTTTGTAGTTCGCCCTGTGATGGTCATCAGGTGCCTCCCTTGGGTGTTTTCCACACAATGCAAACCGGCTTCTGACTGGATCTTATGTTAATGTCAGTGTGTGGGAAACACACTCAGACTGTGTGGTGCACTTCTGGTCTTTGTCTACCTGAAATAGTCTGAACCTAAATGCTAACATTTGCCAACATGTCACTGATATAAGGCTGTgaaaaattaatacatttagtGCTGATTATTTCAAGTTAGCTTTCAATTAGCAGCTTTCGATTCTGCGGTGGAAGGAATGTTAAAACCAGTCTTCAGGTTTGTAAAACCGCTTTCTTATTTGTGAAGCAACACAATGTCAAAGTTACATTCTTCTCCACCCAGACCACATCAGACCAGGTCTAGATAGAACCACTATACCTGGCCTTGCCAAATAGTGGTTTTTAATGTGGTCTGGATggagaaaaactgtgaaatagcccttttatttttttttcacatgaaatAAAGGTTTCACATCAGAAACATTCTTTAAAACGTTCTTTAGCTTCGAGGAGTTCAGAATTAACAGGTAGAATCAGAGGTTACCCAGAATATGGTCACATACCTGAGTCCTCGCCCTGAGTCTGGCCTACATACAACATGACTGTCAGCCGACACTGCCGGTTAGCAGCCAGGGTCAGACAGGAGGGGCTGTTAATTATCTCTTAATTAACCAAATGATAAATTACTTCATGACATGTCAGGAAATTGTGAACAACATCTGTCTAAAGTTTCTTACACCGAGGTGTTGAATTCAAAGCGCTTGTTTACctttacattttctgtatttatagtAGAATGATAGTTAATcctaaaaaaaaagtaattggAACAACTTTTTAATGAATTACTTTACTGAATAATTAGTGAATTATCAGAATAGTTAGACAATTTTCTGTCAGTCAAGATTGTTTGATTGAAGATCAGTTTACTTGgttgaggacattttgtttttcttgagtATTAATCATTTCCTGTTGCCTCATAACTCTGCTGCTTGAACTTTCAGGAGGCAACTATTGTACATGTCACTACATGAATTTAATAACTTCAATATTACACAGTATGTACCTAATGATATACTAGGTTATTTACAAATAGGCAATTCAACATAGTAGGCACATAATTACATAATAAGTACTTTAATTCGAGATACTTTAAGAGTATATAAAAGTATATTACACAAGATTTAAATTGAAAACGCATGACGCTAACACACAGCAGCAAGTTTGTTGCTATAGTAATGTCTCAGTACTTCTTCCACCAATGTATTAGTGATctatttcctttttcctctgtcCGGCTGTAGTACTCAAGTGATCGCGCTTTACACAACTGCTGGTGAATCAGTACAAATACATCTTTACTggatgtttttacttttactggATCAATTCATTACAGGAACGAGTCTCTGTAGTAGGAGTCATTCGGCGTTTGGTTTTAAAGAGCTGTTCCTTTTAGATCACGAGGGGTAAAAGGAAAGCGTTGGCTCGTCATTGTATGTCATCAGCCTGAATCAAACTGAATACAGATATATAGAGTCCAGCTGATGAGCAGTtttgagacagaaaacaaagcagcgAGCTGATGCCTCGTACTGTTTTTGTTGCGTGTTCACTTCCCCAGTTTACCTTTTTACGAGCCTACCGTGAAGGCAGCAGCACATTAGCCCAACTACTCGGCCGGTTCGCTGCTTTCAGCGTCTTTACGTTGTCGCGCTTTGTGGCCAAGAACAGGACGTAAACATGAATACACGTGAGGTCCGAGCCTCGCCATTAAAGCCCCTCTCTCTTACACCGAGTCCTTACTGTGTTAAAACCTCTGGCGCGTCGTCCTTCGCTTTATCTTCCACTTTTATGGACGTGAAGTCTGTCACTCTACTCCAACCTGCGCCGCCGGAAGTCCCGCCTTCTCACCCCTCATCCAATCACGTCACAGGATAAGTTCTGCGCGAAGTCCTTAACCTgtgcagtgctgtgtgtgtgtgtgtgtgcgtgtgcgtgtttgtgagtgtttgtttttgtttgtttttgtttgtgtgtgtttgtgtgtgtttgtgtgtgtacgcgtgtgTAAGCATGTGTAAGCATAGACCCAACAGAGtaaggaatttttttttcttaaaggactgtttgagggttaagacttggaGCACTTCGCTCCTATGTATGCTGTAATGAGTATTGTGGAAGTTACAGATAAATCTGAATCGGAATAGTGACCAAAGTCCGGTCCTAATGAGGTAAAACATCATTTGTTTAAGGTTAGTGGTAAGATGTAAATTGGTCATGGTTAGGGTTAAGGATGCCGTTTTGCTTTGGCTGTCCACAATAAATGGAATTGAATGCACTGTCTAGaaagtggaataaaaaataaatatagaaaaccTGAATCAAAAAGTATCTGTGGATCGTGTGTCTCAGTGTCGTCTGTATCTTCATGTGACCTCAGACTGACCCCATGACGTTGAGATCTGGACTCTGTTGGGGTTCATctcatctgctgcaggactccttGTTTTTAGAGAAGATGTCTTCGTGACTCTGACTGTATGTTTGAGCTCGTTGTCAAGCTGCAGAATTAAGCTGATCAAAGACACAGATCAGACGCCTCCCTGATGGTACTGATGATAAGAATCTAAACATCTGAAATGCCTAAAACATTTCCCCGGTGGGAactaaattattataattattgattaatctaccaattattttcttgattaatcgAGTCTTTAAAGTTttgaaatgggaaaaaaacatgactaTCCCCATACCCTGAGGGCCAAACAACAAAATAGCAACCTAATATTTATGTTCTGCCCATCTAGTTGATGAATAGACTAATAATTTGAGCTTTGAGATAAATAATATGTGGTCTAATTTAAAATTtagaaattgaaaaaagaaaatatttatatattgaatgaatcaataaattGATTGAAAGATCAAAGTACCTCATCAACACTGATGCAAAATAACCTTAGACCTAAGGACCAAACatagaatataaaaatgatttagGTCACATACTATAACCACAATTTAATGTAATCCTGCTTGCATTGATGTCCACATACCCAATCTAACCTAAGTATCAGGCTGTTTTCACATCCATTTTATTCTCATAGACATCTCAGTCTTAGATGAACTGGCAGGCTGGTTATTAATGTTATAACTGTGGAAAACAAGCTGCCAGATTCTTTCATCCTGTCTCCTAATTTAAACTGTTTGTGGCTCACACCCAGTGGAATTTACAGGGTGGGACTTTCTGCCTGTGGCTATTAATGTCTTAGTCATCCAGCCTTGAGTGGCACACCTTCAGCCTGATGTTGTCGGCCAGTCCCTCTGAATCTTCAGCCCTGCAGTTACAGACTTTGTAAATACACGCCGTCAACAAAGTTTGGTAGTGGTAGCTATTTAAAGGGTTAGAGTCGTAAACAAGAACTAAAAGGGTGCACCAAACGCAATGTTTACTCCTGTTACTGTAACTAGGTTTCTTGTATTGTTTTGAGTACTTTATGAGGCCAACTTTTAATATATGATTGTAACTGATCTTGTGTTCTAAACTACATATCAAATCAATCTCAGAGAACTACTATGTTGCCAGCTTATTATAAactgcacagagctgcagcaagATGATTGACTGCTGAGCCATTTGCTTgataaaaacagtttaatattatatttgattGAAATGGACCTAAGTTAAATCCTATTCAACAGACCTATGATAGACTTTTTActgtctgttctgtttttaagcTCTGTTGTTCTGTTTCGGTAAAGCACTTTGATGCTATGATAAGTGCTATAAAAagaaagttattattattattattattgataatcatcatcatcatcatcattatgatTACTATTTTGATTGCCACTGTTACTAAGCAGGGTTTGCTTCCTGCTTAGGGCAACCTATGACGTCCTTCCCTCACACAAACACCTACAGCAGTGGCTGAACTAAGATTCATCCTGCGCACTATGGTTAACTCCAGCAGCCCTCAGtcacatcctcactggttgtaaaataggTCTCTCCCATGGTAGGTATACGTGGAGACACAACCAGGAACTCAAATGCCGTCCAGCAACAATTAAAACTGCTAGcaatgccttgccatccaaaacatcCAGCGCAGTTCAAAGATCATTTGTCCGTGAGAGgaaacagggacagagagggcctcctccactgactAGGAGTGGTCAGATGGAGCAAGTCCATGAGATGTTGGTGGACGTGGGCCAGCGGCTTACAGTCCCATCCCATATTGTCAGTACCACACTATGACCAGGTCTGATTCTTTTGTCCAACTCCCTGCGTAGAATTGAATTGATATTTAATAtcgttgattacaaggccaaaacacttgataacaactgaggttatgtccctaacatctgctgatGGCCGATAGAAAAAATAATATTAGACTACATACAGTTACCTACTCATAAATGTTCTTACACCACTGCTGATTGTTTTAATTTCGTATTCAATTTGTGTCGGTGATTTAAGTTCTGAGCCTGAAACCTTGGTGACTGACAAATTCTAATAAATtctgatgaaaataatatatttattttatgatgaCCAGCAATAATTCTGAAAAACACCAGCAGAGAAATCGGTTGGTCCCATTAAAGCTTCACCTCTGGATATAAATGTCTTTCACagtgaggaaaagagagagggagagagcaatGGAGCAGCGTACACAGTGATCGCATGTGATTTATGTCAACGCAGAAAACATTACTATCCTGTGGGATGACAGACAACAAATGGTATGAGCACACGTGAtcgagactgtgtgtgtgcgtgtctgtgtgtgtcagatacAAGTGAAACGGGGTGTGCTCGGCTGTgtggaaatgagagagagaaagctaaCATTCTCCATCACGTACCCTCCCTTACCTTTCCCCCCTCTGCTTAAGTCTCTTTAAAAGCTGCCGCCAGTGTTGTCTGTCAGGCTCATTATCATTTTGTCTTGGCTCGAGGGAATTATATAACCCTTCAGACACAGGCAAACTTCAGTCAGTGGAACTTCACTAAGGTAGAGCAAACAGAGTCAGGATAGGAAATCTGACAGACTGGACTGTTATTATCTATTAATGGACCAACTTCAGAGTAAGATGCTTCTTTCTTTCAACATCCTgatgctgctcctcctgcagctggctCTGTCAGGCCCAGTGCCGCTGACCACACGCTCCAGAGGATGTCCTGGCTGCAAAGGAAAGCCCTCACAGAGTCAGCCATTGGTGGATTTAAACGCCACCTCTCTGGCTGTTGGAGCACCGTGTGGAGTCTACACTCCGAGCTGTGCCCGTGGGCTGAGCTGTGCACCTCCACAGGATGAGCCGAAGCCTCTCCGAGCTCTGCTGGAGGGCAGAGGGGTCTGCAGTAATGACAGCAGCATAACCCCGACGGAGAAGATCCACACTGCAGGTAAGCCTCAGACTTCACCTCATGTCAGGAAGATGATGGAAGGGAATGGATGAAGCAGAGTAACAATTTAGCTGAGAAACAGTGGTGGATTTCTAACATCTCATCCCATTTAATCAACAAATGGATTTACAGCTAAACTTTCTGAGATATGATAATGAGTTTGTTAAGGTCAAGATCAAATTTAAACAGAGAAACGCCTATTTTTACACACCATGGGTTTCTTCTGCTGCTCAGTCCTCTGGAATAAAATCATCAGACATAGTGACATGTACTAATAACATGTCGTTATGGCCCAGTGAAAGCATCAATTAGTTATGTTCTAATTATTTCTGCCATTAACTACCTGAGATTGAATAGAGGTTTTTTTTAGGagttattaaaaaagaaaacttaaagcTGACCTCATAGTAAAATGAAATTCATGTTGTTCAATTTAAACAGTGATCAGTGCAAATATTTATGTCTTTATCTGATCCTAGATCCAGCTCCCACTGAGGATCCAGAGGAGGTAAATATCCTCTTCATCAGTGAAACAGTAAAAATCACTGAGCTGAAatcagtcacacactcacatgttcctgtttaaCTCTTCCTCCAGGCTCCATGTCGAAAACTGCTAACAACACTCATCCAAGGGCTTgatgcacatttatttaattccaACCATGACATCTACATGCCCAACTGTGACAAGCGTGGCTTCTTCAGAAAGAAGCAGGTGAGTTCAATCTTCGACAAATCACATTATCCGAGATCTGGTTGTATTTACAGCTCGAGTTAaagcttcactgtgtgtttgtgcagtgttGGTCATCTCGAGGGAAGCAGCGTGGAAAGTGTTGGTGTGTGGATGAGAAAGGCATGCTGGTCTCTACAGGAACCAGAGAGAAAGGCCGCCTGAGCTGCTGAGTGGCATAGAGACTGGACTGAAGCAGAGGAGGATAAAGATGAAGGAacatcacacagagaaactggTTCATTCTCCATCAGCCACAAACAGCTTTCCACCAATGAAGAACTGTGTCAAAATCTTAGTAACTTTGTCTCTTTGCGCCCTCTGCTGAAAATATTGAGGTTGTATTGATCTGATTTATTACTTTGGGGAAAGACTTTGCAGAGACAACATCTCTCTCCCTGATCATTTAACTCTGCAACAACTCTGCAGAAacttttgcacattttcaagTTGTTTACTTTTTAAGTTCAAGATTTTAACTCCATAAATATCTTATGTCAAGTTTTATAATTACAATTGGAAACCTGTTTTTAGATATATAAACCatacataaaatgtaatttggcATTTTGTATGCACCCAgtatatcatatttatataatatttttcttaCATTGAAACCactttaattttatttctgtgtatataatatataaatgttattcTATTTATGTTACTTTGtatatgatattttatttatgttaatattACTAACATATATAAGTTGACTAGCTCATAAGAGCAGACACAAGACAAATGCACATGCTGGCATTATTTTCAAGTaagttttaagaaaatgttctgttttttgaGTTTCTGAattgatattttattaaaaataaaaatatgatttctCACAAAGTAAATGTATCTAGTCCCTTGATTCAATagcaagagaagaagaagaagaagaagaagaagaagaagaagaagaagaagaagaagaagaagaagaagaagaagaagaagaagaaaataactaattaaaaccagagGTATCAGAAACATCAATTctaaaaaacatcagtgtgataggaGCTACCTAAAAggacagacaccatctttgataaatatgtattttacaaATGCACGTTGACTTTTTGTGACCCAACCATTGACATTTATGAGAAGGGaattatgacctatactgcagccggccaccaggtggcgacCGATAacctttggcttcacttttgggtagCAGTCATGTCATCAATCTTTATAAATAGTCTATAGACCTGGTCATTTAGATATGTAGAGGAAGCACCTTAAAAAGTGGCTCCTAAACTGGCAGCAGGAGTCCACCATGATGAGCCAACTGTTTAGCTTGGCTGCACTGCAATCTTTGCATCATTTATTTCTTCAGCCCTCATAAGTACTTCAACTGAAGGAACATGAGATGGACAATCTACTCAAAACTCCAGTCTGATATCAGTGTCAGCGtcaatatatctatatattgaTCAATAGATTAATACTCTTTCATCTTAAAGCACCACCCACCTTCAGTTTGATGCAGTTTCAtacaaaaccaacacaaacaacaatttTATTGAAGTAAAAGTTATTACAACACTCCCATGTTGTCATATATCTTAAGAGCTGTGAAATTATGAATTTATGATTGTagctaaaaatgtgtttgaattgCAGAGAACATGCTAAAGTATAATGTCTCACACAGCGGTGGAAGAAGTAATCAAACAAGTACAAATAAATGGatgaaaatgtactcaagtatGAGTACCACATGAACTTTACTAAAATTTACTAAAGTACAGTATTAAGTATTGTTCACATATCAGGTGCATGAATGGCTACATATTATGTTTGCCTGTTGTCTCATCACAGCCACATGTCTCTGTCTGATTCCACTGTTGTGAGACCGAATCCACCAAACACCATCATACTGTTTGGTCCAGTAGGTGTTGTGCTAGTTCACAGCTCCACTCTGCTccaggctgctgcagcactgagGCCACAGGGCGGACCTCAGCTTActttacatacacacagagcTCACATGACTACACACACCCTGCCCACTCTCACTCGAACACTCACCCACTGAGACACGGATACCTGTGACGCCATGTCTTCTCCCAGCGCCTCCAAGAGGAAGACCAAGAAGAAGCACTTTGTGCAGCAGAAGGTGGAGGTGTTCAGAGCCGGGGAGCCCGTGCTGAGCGCCCTGATGTGGGGAGTCAACCACTCGGTAGGTAGGTGAGCTGCTCACTGACTCTAACACGTGttcaatattattattgatgtgaGCGTGAATTTGTGGACCAGCTTTTAATCCACTGATGCTCCTCACATCCAGATCAACGAGCTGAGTCAGGTGCCTGTGCCTGTCATGCTGCTCCCTGACAACTTCAAGGCCAGCgccaaaataaaagtcagcaACCACCTCTTCAACAAGTATGTGCTCCACTCAGCTGTGTTTATCTGTAACTCACACGGCTTCCTGTCCATTTATACACATTTCTGTGCCTGCTTGTGATTGACTTGTCTGCCTGTGCTTATCAGAAATTGCAGACCCCAGTATGTATTGTTGTTTCCCCATCAAAACCCCTTTAACACCGCCACAGCTGCAGCTATGACCATTAACAATGACTCTAACATGAGCCAAAAAgatgacagaaataaagaaacgGTGCATGTATGGACTGCAATATGAGATATGTGCAAAAGAGTGGTATTTTACCAAGGAATGTTGTTGTGAAAATGCAGCACACAGTTCCCATCCAATAAGCTGTTCCACGGGTTGTGTAACAGCAGAATATCAATAGGTCCCGGATGAATAATAAAGTAGCTGAAGTTGATGAACTCATCTAAAAGATGTTTCAGGGCTCAAAGAGCACAACTTGTCAGTCAAGACAAAGTGTGAGACAGAgtcttttacaaaataatcacTATTTATGAAAGCTGTGAAATACATGAGGTTCAGTTTCTATAAGGATGGAGTGTAGAAAACTGAGTGGCATTCAATAATCCCTTAATCCATTCAGGAATCCAGGTTGTGTAAAGACTTATAAACAGAGCTGGGAAGAACGAGAATATACTGTATGCTTTTTTTTGCCTTGGTCGGGCTTTACTCGTTTTTCCTCCCAACAACTAAATGTAAAAACTAGTCAAGGGCAACAGCTGTACACaaagaacaataacaaaaataattggGACGTGGTTACTAACTCTGAACAGATTGTATTCATTTTGCCAGTAGCTATGGAAACAGCTGtagcaaacagctgcaggtaCACTTTGATAACATGATTTGGAAATGTTGCTTTTGggcacaaacatgtttttttgtgctgtatttAGGAAGAAGAtagataaataagataaatacatttatttggcCAACAACGACAAAAGCAAATGAATacatctaaataaatacatcgCCCGAAAAGGTTTACGCTGAAGCTGGGTTTATAACACTTACCCTGATCACACATAACTCCACCTCATCCAAACTTATATATATTCACAGTCCAAATGCTAACTATAGATACACATGACTGTACCTTACTTTACTAACACAAGTGCATAAAACCCAACCCAATATCACTAAATTAATTTATCAAATTATCATTTATCAAGTGTCTTGTATTTTTCTAAAACTGTAAATTATATTGTTTCAATTCAAGAAGATACAAGATGAGCCATTTTTTATCTTATGTATTAAAACAGGTTATTTTGTTCCACAGAGAGAATCTACCCGGGCAGTTCAAATTCAAGGAGTACTGTCCACAGGTGTTCAGAAACCTGCGAGAGCATTTTGGCATCGAGGACCAAGATTACCGGGTAAGATTATGGGGAAAACGATTTAAATTGAAGCACAAACTCAGGACATTTGATattctttctgtgttttattatttgagaACCCAACAGTTTCTTGTTTTACATGCTGCTCTCTAAATTTGAATTGCTTTGTGTGATATTTGCATGCGGCAGGTGACACAGAGAGTCATCATTTGGTTTGCACACAGTCACATGAGGCGGCTGTATGTGCACTTTGAACCATGTGCTGATCGAAGTCGGACTGTAAagctggaagaaagaaaagccaCTTTGCAAACATCAATTCAACATTGACTTTAAGATCTTACTGACCACCTTTAAAGGTCGCAGGGGTCTGGCTCTAAGCTACAACACAGAATCGTTGACCCCTAATGTGCCTGCACgcagccttagatcctcaggtggagcCCTGCTGGCTGCTCCAAAGTCGAGGTTGAAAACTAAATGTGGCCGTGCTTCTGCCATCAGGGCCCCTCGGCtttggaagtgtgtgtttttatcattttcttttcaccttttattttacttgcttatttatttttactgtcatattactgcttttatggGTTCAAGTGACACATctctatatttattcatttaatttgaacactACCTTGTTTCCCACCACCTAAATGTGGTTGTCTGGCCTCCTTGTCACATTGCATCCTGCTAattgttatttctcttatatttacttttcttgctttgctgtcaaagcactttttAAACTCTGtcagtgctatataaataaagtttattattattattattataacaaaaatAGCTCAATCCAATGGTCGATATTTGCATtggaaatgtataaaa is part of the Hippoglossus hippoglossus isolate fHipHip1 chromosome 5, fHipHip1.pri, whole genome shotgun sequence genome and harbors:
- the LOC117761717 gene encoding insulin-like growth factor-binding protein 5 isoform X2, giving the protein MHLALSGPVPLTTRSRGCPGCKGKPSQSQPLVDLNATSLAVGAPCGVYTPSCARGLSCAPPQDEPKPLRALLEGRGVCSNDSSITPTEKIHTADPAPTEDPEEAPCRKLLTTLIQGLDAHLFNSNHDIYMPNCDKRGFFRKKQCWSSRGKQRGKCWCVDEKGMLVSTGTREKGRLSC
- the LOC117761717 gene encoding insulin-like growth factor-binding protein 5 isoform X1 codes for the protein MDQLQSKMLLSFNILMLLLLQLALSGPVPLTTRSRGCPGCKGKPSQSQPLVDLNATSLAVGAPCGVYTPSCARGLSCAPPQDEPKPLRALLEGRGVCSNDSSITPTEKIHTADPAPTEDPEEAPCRKLLTTLIQGLDAHLFNSNHDIYMPNCDKRGFFRKKQCWSSRGKQRGKCWCVDEKGMLVSTGTREKGRLSC